One genomic segment of Arachis duranensis cultivar V14167 chromosome 4, aradu.V14167.gnm2.J7QH, whole genome shotgun sequence includes these proteins:
- the LOC107486508 gene encoding probable trehalase isoform X1, with protein MALHALTLLLCTFTLSLSFAVASSHMASSSSSSCSVVTPSTPLVSFLEQLQETALQTFGDSNFDPKTYVDLPLKFTLSETHQAFQNLPRLSSNGTVSAEVLKGFINRYFKGAGDDLVCWQPHDFVAEPEGFLTKVKHPEVRAWALKVHSLWRNLSRKVSREVEKNPQLHTLLPLPNPVVIPGSRFREVYYWDSYWVIRGLLVSKMHKTATAIVMNLVSLIEKYGFVLNGARQYYTNRSQPPLLSSMLYEIYRSTGDIELVKRCLPALLKEHAFWNSDIHRVTIVDAQGHSHNLNRYQAMWNKPRPESSTMDKKSASKFLNISEKQHFYCDIASAAESGWDFSTRWMRVPPDYSTLATTSVIPVDLNAYLLGMEINIAFFAKAIGDETTVKHFMELSDARKKAINSVFWSPSKKQWLDYWLNSGTCEVAHVWEAKHQNKNVFASNFVPLWMEPFYSDGSLVGNVVHALKTSGLIRAAGIATSLTDSGQQWDFPNGWAPLQHMLAEGLVKSGSKEARLLAEEIAIKWIRSNYVSYKKTGVMHEKLDVEKCGEYGGGGEYAPQTGFGWSNGVVLAFLEEFGWPQDRSIDC; from the exons ATGGCGCTGCACGCCCTCACCCTACTACTGTGCACCTTCACACTCTCACTCTCCTTTGCTGTAGCTTCGTCCCACatggcttcttcttcttcttcctcttgttcCGTTGTCACGCCATCCACTCCTCTTGTTTCCTTCCTCGAACAGCTCCAAGAAACGGCGCTCCAAACCTTCGGGGATTCCAACTTCGATCCCAAAACCTACGTTGACTTGCCCCTCAAGTTCACCCTCTCCGAGACACACCAAGCATTCCAGAACCTTCCAAGACTGAGTTCCAACGGGACCGTTTCTGCGGAGGTGCTGAAAGGATTCATCAATAGGTACTTTAAGGGCGCAGGGGATGATCTGGTGTGCTGGCAGCCACATGATTTCGTTGCAGAGCCAGAAGGGTTCTTGACGAAGGTGAAGCACCCGGAGGTGAGGGCGTGGGCTTTGAAGGTTCATTCGCTTTGGAGAAACTTGAGTCGCAAGGTATCCCGTGAAGTCGAAAAGAACCCGCAGCTGCACACTCTGCTTCCCCTGCCGAATCCTGTTGTTATTCCTGGTTCACGCTTTCGTGAGGTCTATTATTGGGACTCCTATTGGGTCATTCG GGGCTTGCTGGTGAGTAAAATGCATAAGACTGCTACTGCTATTGTGATGAATCTTGTTTCTTTGATAGAAAAATATGGATTTGTGCTCAATGGGGCTAGACAGTACTACACTAACAGGAG TCAGCCTCCTCTTTTAAGCTCTATGCTTTATGAGATATACCGCAGCACTGGTGACATTGAGTTAGTTAAAAGATGTTTACCTGCACTGCTTAAGGAGCATGCCTTTTGGAATTCAG aTATACATAGAGTGACCATTGTGGATGCTCAAGGACACTCCCATAACTTGAATCGCTATCAGGCAATGTGGAACAAACCCAGGCCAGAGTCGTCCACAATG GACAAGAAATCTGCTTCCAAGTTCTTAAATATTTCAGAAAAGCAGCATTTTTACTGTGATATTGCCTCGGCTGCTGAATCAGGATGGGATTTCAGCACAAGATGGATGAG AGTTCCACCTGACTACAGTACACTAGCTACAACATCTGTAATACCTGTTGATTTGAATGCATATCTGCTTGGG ATGGAAATTAATATTGCCTTCTTTGCAAAAGCTATTGGAGACGAAACCACTGTGAAACACTTCATGGAACTTTCTGATGCTAGAAAGAAGGCAATAAATTCTGTTTTCTGGAGTCCAAGCAAGAAGCAATGGCTCGATTACTGGCTCAACAGTGGCACATGTGAG GTGGCTCATGTTTGGGAAGCTAAGCATCAGAATAAAAATGTATTTGCTTCCAATTTTGTTCCTTTGTGGATGGAGCCATTTTACTCAG ATGGTTCGCTTGTGGGTAACGTTGTTCATGCTCTCAAAACTTCTGGCCTGATTCGTGCTGCTGGAATTGCAACTTCTTTGACTGATTCAGGACAACAGTG GGACTTTCCAAATGGTTGGGCTCCACTTCAACACATGCTAGCAGAAGGCCTGGTAAAATCAGGGTCAAAAGAAGCAAGGTTGTTGGCTGAGGAAATTGCTATCAAATGGATTAGAAGCAATTATGTTAGTTACAAGAAAACAGGGGTAATGCATGAAAAGCTTGACGTGGAGAAGTGTGGAGAATATGGAGGCGGGGGTGAATATGCACCCCAG ACTGGATTTGGTTGGTCTAACGGGGTTGTGTTGGCATTCTTGGAGGAGTTTGGTTGGCCTCAAGATCGGAGTATAGATTGCTGA
- the LOC107486508 gene encoding probable trehalase isoform X2, which produces MASSSSSSCSVVTPSTPLVSFLEQLQETALQTFGDSNFDPKTYVDLPLKFTLSETHQAFQNLPRLSSNGTVSAEVLKGFINRYFKGAGDDLVCWQPHDFVAEPEGFLTKVKHPEVRAWALKVHSLWRNLSRKVSREVEKNPQLHTLLPLPNPVVIPGSRFREVYYWDSYWVIRGLLVSKMHKTATAIVMNLVSLIEKYGFVLNGARQYYTNRSQPPLLSSMLYEIYRSTGDIELVKRCLPALLKEHAFWNSDIHRVTIVDAQGHSHNLNRYQAMWNKPRPESSTMDKKSASKFLNISEKQHFYCDIASAAESGWDFSTRWMRVPPDYSTLATTSVIPVDLNAYLLGMEINIAFFAKAIGDETTVKHFMELSDARKKAINSVFWSPSKKQWLDYWLNSGTCEVAHVWEAKHQNKNVFASNFVPLWMEPFYSDGSLVGNVVHALKTSGLIRAAGIATSLTDSGQQWDFPNGWAPLQHMLAEGLVKSGSKEARLLAEEIAIKWIRSNYVSYKKTGVMHEKLDVEKCGEYGGGGEYAPQTGFGWSNGVVLAFLEEFGWPQDRSIDC; this is translated from the exons atggcttcttcttcttcttcctcttgttcCGTTGTCACGCCATCCACTCCTCTTGTTTCCTTCCTCGAACAGCTCCAAGAAACGGCGCTCCAAACCTTCGGGGATTCCAACTTCGATCCCAAAACCTACGTTGACTTGCCCCTCAAGTTCACCCTCTCCGAGACACACCAAGCATTCCAGAACCTTCCAAGACTGAGTTCCAACGGGACCGTTTCTGCGGAGGTGCTGAAAGGATTCATCAATAGGTACTTTAAGGGCGCAGGGGATGATCTGGTGTGCTGGCAGCCACATGATTTCGTTGCAGAGCCAGAAGGGTTCTTGACGAAGGTGAAGCACCCGGAGGTGAGGGCGTGGGCTTTGAAGGTTCATTCGCTTTGGAGAAACTTGAGTCGCAAGGTATCCCGTGAAGTCGAAAAGAACCCGCAGCTGCACACTCTGCTTCCCCTGCCGAATCCTGTTGTTATTCCTGGTTCACGCTTTCGTGAGGTCTATTATTGGGACTCCTATTGGGTCATTCG GGGCTTGCTGGTGAGTAAAATGCATAAGACTGCTACTGCTATTGTGATGAATCTTGTTTCTTTGATAGAAAAATATGGATTTGTGCTCAATGGGGCTAGACAGTACTACACTAACAGGAG TCAGCCTCCTCTTTTAAGCTCTATGCTTTATGAGATATACCGCAGCACTGGTGACATTGAGTTAGTTAAAAGATGTTTACCTGCACTGCTTAAGGAGCATGCCTTTTGGAATTCAG aTATACATAGAGTGACCATTGTGGATGCTCAAGGACACTCCCATAACTTGAATCGCTATCAGGCAATGTGGAACAAACCCAGGCCAGAGTCGTCCACAATG GACAAGAAATCTGCTTCCAAGTTCTTAAATATTTCAGAAAAGCAGCATTTTTACTGTGATATTGCCTCGGCTGCTGAATCAGGATGGGATTTCAGCACAAGATGGATGAG AGTTCCACCTGACTACAGTACACTAGCTACAACATCTGTAATACCTGTTGATTTGAATGCATATCTGCTTGGG ATGGAAATTAATATTGCCTTCTTTGCAAAAGCTATTGGAGACGAAACCACTGTGAAACACTTCATGGAACTTTCTGATGCTAGAAAGAAGGCAATAAATTCTGTTTTCTGGAGTCCAAGCAAGAAGCAATGGCTCGATTACTGGCTCAACAGTGGCACATGTGAG GTGGCTCATGTTTGGGAAGCTAAGCATCAGAATAAAAATGTATTTGCTTCCAATTTTGTTCCTTTGTGGATGGAGCCATTTTACTCAG ATGGTTCGCTTGTGGGTAACGTTGTTCATGCTCTCAAAACTTCTGGCCTGATTCGTGCTGCTGGAATTGCAACTTCTTTGACTGATTCAGGACAACAGTG GGACTTTCCAAATGGTTGGGCTCCACTTCAACACATGCTAGCAGAAGGCCTGGTAAAATCAGGGTCAAAAGAAGCAAGGTTGTTGGCTGAGGAAATTGCTATCAAATGGATTAGAAGCAATTATGTTAGTTACAAGAAAACAGGGGTAATGCATGAAAAGCTTGACGTGGAGAAGTGTGGAGAATATGGAGGCGGGGGTGAATATGCACCCCAG ACTGGATTTGGTTGGTCTAACGGGGTTGTGTTGGCATTCTTGGAGGAGTTTGGTTGGCCTCAAGATCGGAGTATAGATTGCTGA